The proteins below come from a single Pleuronectes platessa chromosome 1, fPlePla1.1, whole genome shotgun sequence genomic window:
- the psmd14 gene encoding 26S proteasome non-ATPase regulatory subunit 14, whose translation MDRLLRLGGGMPGLGQGPPTDAPAVDTAEQVYISSLALLKMLKHGRAGVPMEVMGLMLGEFVDDYTVRVIDVFAMPQSGTGVSVEAVDPVFQAKMLDMLKQTGRPEMVVGWYHSHPGFGCWLSGVDINTQQSFEALSERAVAVVVDPIQSVKGKVVIDAFRLINANMMVLGHEPRQTTSNLGHLNKPSIQALIHGLNRHYYSITINYRKNELEQKMLLNLHKKSWMEGLTLQDYSEHCKLNETIVKEMLELAKNYNKAVEEEDKMTPEQLAIKNVGKQDPKRHLEEHVDVLMTSNIVQCLAAMLDTVVFQ comes from the exons ATGGATCGGCTGCTGAGACTTGGAGGTGGAATGCCCGGGCTTGGCCAG GGTCCCCCAACAGACGCTCCTGCAGTGGACACAGCAGAACAGGTGTACATTTCCTCCCTGGCCCTGCTCAAG ATGTTGAAGCACGGGCGTGCTGGTGTACCAATGGAGGTCATGGGATTGATGCTGGGAGAGTTTGTTGACGACTACACAGTGCGAGTGATTGATGTGTTTGCCATGCCCCAGTCGGGAACG GGTGTGAGTGTTGAAGCAGTGGATCCTGTTTTCCAGGCTAAGATGTTGGACATGCTGAAACAAACTGGCAG ACCAGAGATGGTGGTGGGATGGTACCACAGTCACCCTGGTTTTGGCTGTTGGTTGTCCGGCGTGGacatcaacacacagcagagctTTGAGGCCCTGTCAGAGCGAGCTGTTGCTGTTGTGGTTGATCCCATACAGAGCGTCAAAGGAAAG GTTGTTATTGACGCCTTCAGATTGATCAACGCCAACATGATGGTTTTGGGTCATGAACCCAGACAAACCACATCTAACCTGGGTCATCTGAACAAGCCGTCAATCCAG GCTCTGATTCATGGACTCAACAGACATTACTACTCCATCACCATCAATTACAGGAAAAACGAGCTGGAGCAGAAG ATGCTGTTGAACCTGCATAAGAAGAGCTGGATGGAGGGACTGACCCTGCAGGACTACAGCGAGCACTGCAAGCTCAATGAGACCATTGTTAAAGAAATGCTGGAGCTGGCTAAGAACTACAACAAG GCGGTCGAGGAAGAGGACAAAATGACCCCAGAGCAGCTGGCGATCAAGAACGTTGGAAAACAG GATCCCAAGAGGCACTTGGAGGAGCACGTAGATGTTCTAATGACATCCAACATCGTTCAGTGCCTAGCGGCCATGTTGGATACCGTCGTTTTCCAGTGa